From Oryza brachyantha chromosome 9, ObraRS2, whole genome shotgun sequence, a single genomic window includes:
- the LOC102713022 gene encoding ervatamin-C-like codes for MMKSLVGVLAVAMVVVAAVQADDVPFTDKDLESEESMWKLYERWHNVYHGSSSDGLAEKVSRFEVFKKNARYVSEANKKKGMTYKLGLNKFSDMTMEEFTAKYTGGRPGPVIGTKNRTSSGSQATKRRAAANNCYVPSSWDWREYGVVAPVKDQGSCGSCWAFGAVGAVESKNAIWTGNLLSLSEQQVLDCSGGGDCNWGYPYTALQYAMNTGITIDANYPYKTQQQPCTFDPNNPPIVKISGISFVNSGDEDELKQAVYNYGPVVVIIEASNDFHSYSTGVFQGYCGTSTNHVVLVVGYGKIPDGPRYWIVKNSWGEGWGEKGYIRMIRDIDSDKGICGITTYPLYPDGIAVSSSAPAY; via the exons ATGATGAAGTCATTAGTAGGGGTGTTGGCGGTagccatggtggtggtggctgcgGTGCAGGCAGACGATGTCCCGTTTACGGACAAGGATTTAGAGTCGGAGGAGAGCATGTGGAAACTGTACGAGAGGTGGCACAACGTGTATCATGGGTCATCATCAGATGGCCTCGCCGAGAAGGTTAGCAGGTTCGAGGTGTTCAAGAAGAACGCCAGATACGTAAGCGAGGCCAACAAGAAAAAAGGGATGACCTATAAGCTGGGCCTCAACAAGTTCTCCGACATGACCATGGAGGAATTCACGGCCAAGTACACCGGCGGTAGGCCCGGACCGGTCATCGGCACGAAGAACAGGACCAGCAGCGGTTCCCAGGCTACCAAGCGGCGTGCAGCAGCCAATAACTGCTACGTCCCTTCGTCATGGGACTGGAGAGAATATGGAGTTGTCGCTCCTGTGAAGGACCAAGGATCTTGCG GGAGCTGCTGGGCGTTCGGCGCGGTCGGGGCGGTAGAGAGCAAGAACGCGATCTGGACAGGAAACCTCCTGAGTCTATCGGAGCAGCAAGTTTTGGattgctccggcggcggcgactgtaACTGGGGCTACCCGTACACTGCCCTCCAGTATGCCATGAACACCGGAATAACTATAGACGCCAACTACCCGTACAagacgcagcagcagccgtgCACCTTTGACCct aaCAATCCTCCAATCGTGAAGATCAGTGGCATATCCTTCGTGAACTCCGGCGACGAGGATGAACTGAAGCAGGCAGTGTATAACTATGGCCCCGTGGTCGTCATCATCGAAGCGAGCAACGACTTCCATAGCTACAGTacg GGCGTGTTCCAAGGTTACTGCGGGACATCGACAAACCATGTGGTATTAGTGGTAGGATATGGTAAGATACCCGACGGTCCACGCTACTGGATCGTGAAGAATTCGTGGGGCGAAGGATGGGGTGAGAAGGGTTACATCCGTATGATCCGTGACATCGACTCGGACAAGGGCATCTGCGGCATCACCACCTATCCACTCTACCCTGATGGCATCGCCGTCTCCTCTTCTGCTCCCGCCTActag
- the LOC102713302 gene encoding thiol protease SEN102-like, which yields MAETKKVLLLAAVVVGMAIAAAQGSPIAFTEKDLASEASMWKLYEKWRGVHTVSADLAEKKAKFEVFKKNARYVHDFNSQKGKPYKLGLNRFADMTLEEFKKKHTGAVVKPDAAKKPAARIAMPRVSDADLPAAYDWRDYGAVAAIKDQGQCGSCWDFAGTAAVESINAIVTGNLLTLSEQQVLDCSGAGDCESGGTTPGVFEYAMENGITLQCNYPPYEAMDDQCRLDPSMTPLVKIDGYAAVPANNEKALKRQVYVQPVTVYIEASYDFQLYTEGVFTGDDCGTYLDHAVVVVGYGVTQSGVRYWIVRNSWGEGWGEGGYIRMIRDVDAKEGVCGIAMYPYYPIKNCPCAAVTGAGKRAAKDEL from the coding sequence ATGGCGGAGACGAAGAAGGTGCTCCTGCTGGCGGCCGTGGTGGTCGGCATGGCCATTGCGGCGGCGCAGGGCAGCCCCATCGCCTTCACGGAGAAGGACCTGGCGTCGGAGGCGAGCATGTGGAAGCTGTACGAGAAGTGGCGCGGCGTGCACACGGTGTCGGCCGACCTCGCCGAGAAGAAGGCCAAGTTCGAGGTGTTCAAGAAGAACGCCAGGTACGTCCACGACTTCAACAGCCAGAAGGGCAAGCCCTACAAGCTCGGCCTCAACAGGTTCGCCGACATGACGCTCGAGGAGTTCAAGAAGAAGCacaccggcgccgtcgtcaagcccgACGCCGCCAAGAAGCCGGCCGCCAGGATCGCCATGCCCAGGGTCTCCGACGCCGACCTGCCGGCCGCGTACGACTGGAGGGACTACGGAGCCGTGGCCGCCATAAAGGACCAGGGCCAGTGCGGGAGCTGCTGGGACTTCGCCGGCACGGCGGCCGTGGAGAGCATCAACGCCATCGTGACGGGGAACCTGCTGACGCTGTCCGAGCAGCAGGTGCTCGactgctccggcgccggcgactgcGAGAGCGGCGGGACGACGCCCGGCGTGTTCGAGTACGCCATGGAGAACGGCATCACCCTGCAGTGCAACTACCCACCCTACGAGGCCATGGACGACCAGTGCAGGCTGGACCCGAGCATGACCCCGCTGGTGAAGATCGACGGGTACGCCGCGGTGCCGGCGAACAACGAGAAGGCGCTGAAGCGGCAGGTGTACGTGCAGCCGGTGACGGTGTACATCGAGGCGAGCTACGACTTCCAGCTGTACACGGAGGGCGtgttcaccggcgacgactgCGGGACGTACCTGGACcacgcggtggtggtggtgggctaCGGCGTGACGCAGAGCGGCGTGCGCTACTGGATCGTGAGGAACTCGTGGGGCGAGGGCTGGGGGGAGGGCGGCTACATCCGCATGATCCGCGACGTCGACGCCAAGGAGGGCGTCTGCGGCATCGCCATGTACCCCTACTACCCCATCAAGAACTGCCCctgcgccgccgtcaccggcgccggcaaACGCGCCGCCAAGGATGAGCTCTGA